A region of Streptomyces deccanensis DNA encodes the following proteins:
- a CDS encoding VOC family protein has translation MTLVWEQVLVDAADPAALGRWWAEALGWVVVDESPDEYEIRPAPDRLPGLLFGRSPDAKDGKNRLHLDFRPVDQEAEVTRLLALGARHADIGQTGDEPWVVLQDPEGNEFCVLAPRAG, from the coding sequence ATGACCTTGGTGTGGGAGCAGGTGCTGGTGGACGCGGCCGATCCGGCGGCGCTGGGGCGCTGGTGGGCCGAGGCGCTCGGGTGGGTGGTGGTCGACGAGTCGCCCGACGAATACGAGATCCGCCCGGCGCCGGACCGTCTCCCCGGCCTGCTGTTCGGGCGCAGCCCGGACGCCAAGGACGGCAAGAACCGACTCCATCTCGACTTCCGCCCCGTCGACCAGGAGGCGGAGGTCACCCGCCTCCTCGCCCTCGGGGCCCGGCACGCGGACATCGGACAGACCGGTGACGAGCCCTGGGTGGTGCTCCAGGATCCGGAGGGCAACGAGTTCTGCGTGCTGGCCCCACGCGCGGGCTGA
- a CDS encoding DUF4032 domain-containing protein: MALQISATNPEHPALLLELPWHLPLEEWPEHHLVPLPRGISRHVVRYARAGDEVVAVKELAERPALREYELLRDLDRIGIPAVDALGVVTGRLDEAGEPLEPVLITRHLGGSMPYRSMFETTMRPATMHRLMDALAVLLVRLHLAGFAWGDCSLSNTLFRRDAGAYAAYLVDAETGDLHARLSQGQREYDLDLARVNISGELLDLEASGALHPSVDPIDFGNEICSRYHRLWEELTRRSVYPAGKYHYIERRIRRLNDLGFDVAEMQIEHADNGDTVTFVPKVVDAGHHQRQLLRLTGLDTEENQARRLLTDLESWMATQDDYAPGDPLGARPEVLAHRWVREVFRPTVRAVPLELRGTVDPAEIYHQLLEHRWYLSERAQHDIGLDMAVKDYIDNVLPKTLAPLPPTVDDVTPE, encoded by the coding sequence ATGGCACTGCAGATCAGCGCCACCAACCCGGAACACCCCGCGCTGCTGCTCGAACTGCCGTGGCACCTGCCGCTGGAGGAGTGGCCCGAACACCACCTCGTGCCGCTCCCCCGGGGCATCTCCCGCCACGTGGTGCGTTATGCCCGCGCCGGCGACGAGGTCGTCGCCGTCAAGGAACTCGCCGAGCGGCCCGCCCTGCGCGAGTACGAGCTGCTGCGCGACCTCGACCGGATCGGCATCCCCGCCGTGGACGCGCTCGGTGTGGTCACCGGCCGTCTCGACGAGGCGGGCGAGCCGCTGGAGCCGGTGCTGATCACCCGGCACCTGGGCGGTTCGATGCCGTACCGCTCGATGTTCGAGACGACCATGCGCCCGGCCACCATGCACCGGCTGATGGACGCCCTCGCCGTCCTGCTGGTGCGGCTGCACCTGGCCGGGTTCGCGTGGGGCGACTGCTCGCTGTCCAACACCCTGTTCCGGCGGGACGCGGGCGCGTACGCGGCGTACCTGGTGGACGCCGAGACGGGCGACCTGCACGCGCGGCTGAGCCAGGGGCAGCGGGAGTACGACCTCGATCTGGCCCGGGTGAACATCAGCGGCGAGCTGCTGGACCTGGAGGCGTCGGGGGCGCTGCACCCGTCGGTGGACCCGATCGACTTCGGCAACGAGATCTGCTCCCGCTACCACCGGCTGTGGGAGGAGCTGACCCGCAGGTCGGTGTACCCGGCGGGGAAGTACCACTACATCGAGCGCCGGATCCGCCGTCTCAACGACCTCGGTTTCGACGTCGCCGAGATGCAGATCGAGCACGCCGACAACGGTGACACGGTGACCTTCGTGCCCAAGGTCGTCGACGCGGGCCACCACCAGCGGCAGCTGCTGCGGCTGACCGGTCTGGACACCGAGGAGAACCAGGCCCGGAGGCTGCTGACCGACCTGGAGAGCTGGATGGCCACCCAGGACGACTACGCCCCGGGCGACCCCCTCGGCGCCCGCCCCGAGGTGCTGGCGCACCGCTGGGTGCGGGAGGTGTTCCGCCCGACCGTGCGGGCCGTCCCGCTCGAACTGCGCGGCACGGTGGACCCGGCGGAGATCTACCACCAGCTCCTCGAACACCGCTGGTACCTGTCCGAGCGGGCCCAGCACGACATCGGCCTCGACATGGCGGTGAAGGACTACATCGACAACGTCCTGCCGAAGACGCTCGCGCCGCTGCCGCCGACGGTGGACGACGTCACCCCCGAGTGA
- a CDS encoding AMP-dependent synthetase/ligase: MGNFGIAPSTGPVMTGGLADPLFETAHRDPALPQLARRDNSSPDSPGTWTRVSAAEARDEVSDLAKGLIASGIRPGNRVAVMARTRYEWTVLAVALWAVGAEIVPVCPTSSRDQIEWILRDAACVGVVVEDELGVMTVGSVCAKLPLLRYVWQLDAESLPQLIEAGRDVPDATVDSLRRIVMPDSTAVIAYTSGTTGRPRGCALSHRSLASPCDALLAGWRHTAAAPGEQPAILAFLPFSHVYGLMIQGMCLRGGLLLAHEPEFSEEALSAALRSFRPTFLFGVPYLFERIYKNFLRKAQQAGRGPLFERAARTAQDHALAVERQRLGTGPGPAMDLKLQHALYEKTVYRKLRATLGGRVRGGTSGGSPLNRDLALFYAGIGILVHDGYGLTETAGGITAQPVGREKFGTVGRPLPGTEIRVARDGEILVNGPSVFQGYVNDEAGTRAALQDGWLATGDIGRLDSEGYLSITGRKKEIIITSGGKGVAPAPLEEQLRTHPLIHQAVVVGDNRPCVGALLTLDPEFLAHWRGSLSAPGELLGREAREENALRQEVLRAIAAANSTVSRAESIRVYRILPEPFDLANGMLTPSMKLRRDTIVQRYEAEIEAMYATSARTARRTLSEQNAGWDDSDSDDVFRRARH; the protein is encoded by the coding sequence ATGGGCAACTTCGGCATCGCTCCGTCGACGGGCCCGGTCATGACCGGAGGGCTGGCCGATCCGTTGTTCGAGACGGCGCACCGCGATCCCGCGCTGCCACAGCTCGCCCGCCGCGACAACTCCTCCCCCGACTCCCCGGGCACCTGGACGCGGGTGAGCGCGGCCGAGGCACGGGACGAAGTCTCCGATCTGGCCAAGGGGTTGATCGCGTCCGGGATCCGGCCGGGCAACCGGGTGGCCGTGATGGCGCGGACCCGCTACGAGTGGACGGTGCTCGCCGTCGCGCTGTGGGCCGTGGGCGCGGAGATCGTGCCGGTCTGTCCGACGTCGTCGCGCGACCAGATCGAGTGGATCCTGCGGGACGCGGCCTGTGTGGGCGTGGTCGTCGAGGACGAGTTGGGCGTGATGACCGTCGGCTCGGTGTGCGCCAAGCTGCCGCTGCTGCGGTACGTGTGGCAACTGGACGCCGAGTCCCTGCCGCAGTTGATCGAGGCGGGCCGGGACGTACCGGACGCGACGGTGGACTCGTTGCGCCGTATCGTCATGCCGGACTCCACCGCCGTGATCGCGTACACCTCGGGCACCACCGGCCGGCCCCGGGGCTGCGCGCTCTCCCACCGCAGCCTCGCCAGTCCCTGTGACGCCCTGCTCGCCGGCTGGCGGCACACGGCGGCGGCGCCCGGCGAACAGCCCGCGATCCTGGCCTTCCTGCCGTTCTCGCACGTCTACGGTCTGATGATCCAGGGGATGTGTCTGCGCGGCGGGCTGCTCCTCGCGCACGAGCCGGAGTTCAGCGAGGAGGCGCTGTCCGCCGCGCTGCGCTCGTTCCGGCCGACGTTCCTCTTCGGCGTCCCGTACCTCTTCGAGCGGATCTACAAGAACTTCCTGCGCAAGGCCCAACAGGCCGGCCGGGGGCCGTTGTTCGAACGGGCCGCGCGCACCGCCCAGGACCACGCCCTCGCGGTCGAGCGGCAGCGGCTGGGCACGGGTCCCGGGCCGGCGATGGATCTGAAGCTCCAACACGCCCTCTACGAGAAGACGGTGTACCGCAAACTGCGCGCGACGCTGGGCGGCCGGGTGCGCGGCGGCACGTCGGGCGGCTCCCCCCTCAACCGCGATCTGGCGCTGTTCTACGCGGGCATCGGCATCCTCGTCCACGACGGGTACGGCCTGACCGAGACCGCGGGGGGCATCACCGCCCAGCCGGTGGGCCGGGAGAAGTTCGGCACCGTGGGCCGGCCGCTGCCGGGCACCGAGATCCGGGTGGCGCGGGACGGGGAGATCCTGGTCAACGGGCCCTCGGTGTTCCAGGGGTACGTCAACGACGAGGCGGGCACCCGGGCCGCGCTGCAGGACGGCTGGCTGGCCACGGGGGACATCGGGCGGCTGGACTCCGAGGGCTATCTGTCGATCACCGGCCGGAAGAAGGAGATCATCATCACCAGCGGCGGCAAGGGGGTCGCTCCCGCGCCGCTGGAGGAGCAGTTGCGGACGCATCCGCTGATCCACCAGGCGGTGGTCGTGGGCGACAACCGGCCCTGTGTGGGCGCCCTGCTCACGCTGGACCCGGAGTTCCTCGCGCACTGGCGGGGGTCGTTGTCCGCGCCGGGCGAGCTGCTGGGGCGGGAGGCGCGGGAGGAGAACGCGCTGCGGCAGGAGGTGCTGCGGGCGATCGCCGCGGCCAACAGCACGGTCTCGCGCGCGGAGTCGATCCGTGTCTACCGCATCCTGCCCGAGCCCTTCGACCTCGCCAACGGGATGCTCACCCCGTCGATGAAGCTGCGCCGGGACACCATCGTGCAGCGGTACGAGGCGGAGATCGAGGCGATGTACGCGACCTCGGCGCGCACCGCCCGCCGCACCCTCTCGGAGCAGAACGCGGGCTGGGACGACTCGGACTCCGACGACGTGTTCCGACGCGCCCGGCACTGA
- a CDS encoding FAD-dependent oxidoreductase codes for MTQAVGPARNVILTVDDDPGVSRAVARDLRRRYGESYRIVRAESGRTALEALRELKLRGDQVAVILADYRMPEMNGIEFLEQALDVYPGARRVLLTAYADTGAAIDAINVIDLDHYLLKPWDPPEEKLYPVLDDLLQAWRAADRTCAGTTKVVGHRWSARSSGVREFLARNQVPYRWFSSDEPEGRRLLAAAGADGERLPLVVTPDGTPLVAPEDPELAEKVGLATTPAQEFYDLVVIGGGPAGLGAAVYGASEGLRTLLVERSATGGQAGQSSRIENYLGFPDGVSGGQLTDRARRQATKFGAEILSAREVSALEVNGSARTVRFSDGSAVAAHSVILATGVSYRQLAAPGCADLTGCGVFYGSALTEAAGCQGHDVYIVGGANSAGQAAMYLSRGAKSITLLVRGDSLTASMSHYLIQQLAEAPNIFVRPGTIVEAAHGTNQLEQLTLKDVASGREELVDAQWLFVFIGAEPHTDWLEGTVLRDERGFIVAGPDMTPDGSPPAGWELDRPPYHLETNVPGVFVAGDARSESAKRVASAVGEGAMAVMLVHRYLEQS; via the coding sequence ATGACTCAGGCGGTCGGTCCGGCGCGGAACGTGATCCTCACGGTGGATGACGATCCCGGGGTGTCCCGCGCGGTGGCGCGGGATCTGCGCCGCAGGTACGGCGAGTCGTACCGGATCGTGCGGGCGGAGTCCGGACGGACGGCGCTGGAGGCCCTGCGGGAGCTGAAGCTGCGGGGCGACCAGGTGGCGGTGATCCTGGCCGACTACCGGATGCCGGAGATGAACGGCATCGAGTTCCTGGAACAGGCCCTGGACGTCTATCCGGGGGCGCGGCGGGTCCTGCTCACCGCGTACGCCGACACCGGAGCGGCGATCGACGCGATCAACGTCATCGACCTCGACCACTATCTGCTGAAGCCGTGGGACCCGCCGGAGGAGAAGCTCTATCCGGTCCTGGACGACCTGCTGCAGGCCTGGCGGGCCGCCGACCGCACCTGTGCGGGCACCACGAAGGTCGTCGGACACCGGTGGTCGGCGCGGTCGTCCGGCGTACGGGAGTTCCTGGCGCGCAACCAGGTGCCGTACCGCTGGTTCTCGTCGGACGAGCCGGAGGGGCGGCGGCTGCTCGCGGCGGCCGGCGCGGACGGCGAGCGGCTGCCGCTGGTCGTCACCCCGGACGGTACGCCGCTGGTGGCGCCGGAGGACCCGGAGCTGGCGGAGAAGGTGGGGCTGGCGACCACGCCGGCCCAGGAGTTCTACGACCTGGTCGTCATCGGCGGCGGACCCGCCGGGCTGGGCGCGGCCGTGTACGGGGCCTCGGAGGGGCTGCGGACGCTCCTCGTCGAGCGGTCGGCGACCGGCGGGCAGGCGGGCCAGAGTTCACGCATCGAGAACTACCTCGGGTTCCCCGACGGGGTGTCCGGCGGCCAGCTCACCGACCGGGCGCGCCGTCAGGCCACCAAGTTCGGCGCGGAGATCCTCTCGGCCCGCGAGGTGAGCGCCCTGGAGGTGAACGGGTCCGCGCGGACCGTCCGGTTCTCCGACGGTTCGGCGGTCGCCGCGCACAGCGTGATCCTCGCGACCGGCGTGTCGTACCGGCAGCTCGCCGCGCCGGGCTGCGCGGACCTCACCGGCTGCGGGGTGTTCTACGGTTCCGCCCTGACCGAGGCGGCCGGCTGCCAGGGCCACGACGTGTACATCGTCGGCGGCGCCAACTCGGCCGGGCAGGCGGCGATGTACCTGTCCAGGGGCGCCAAGTCGATCACCCTCCTCGTCCGCGGTGACTCGCTCACCGCGTCCATGTCGCACTATCTGATCCAGCAGCTCGCCGAGGCCCCCAACATCTTCGTGCGCCCCGGCACGATCGTGGAGGCCGCGCACGGCACGAACCAGCTGGAGCAGCTGACGCTGAAGGACGTGGCAAGCGGCCGGGAGGAACTCGTCGACGCCCAGTGGCTGTTCGTGTTCATCGGCGCCGAGCCGCACACCGACTGGCTGGAGGGGACCGTGCTCCGCGACGAGCGCGGTTTCATCGTGGCCGGACCGGACATGACCCCGGACGGGAGCCCGCCCGCGGGCTGGGAACTGGACCGGCCGCCGTACCACCTGGAGACCAATGTGCCGGGTGTGTTCGTCGCCGGGGACGCGCGGTCGGAGTCAGCGAAGCGGGTCGCGTCCGCCGTGGGAGAGGGAGCGATGGCCGTGATGCTGGTGCACAGGTATCTGGAGCAGTCATGA
- a CDS encoding universal stress protein, protein MTTRPITAAVDGTPESLAALAWAGREAVRRGLALRVVHAWRWEPHEAITVDRDGQERWAREALAEAARGVTERHPELEVTTDLVEGPPVDTLVGAAEHAETLVLGSRGHGAVVGFLLGSVGQQVIVESPRPVVLVRAEDSPSAEAAGREVVVGQQGTPEDSADVLRFAFETAAARGASLRAVRAWTLPPLYAYSPGSLKLLDEAGGLEPYEKKALAAALEPWRERFPDVRVTQHVEMGSAGQVLLSVAQRAQLVVVGRRARRTAVGARIGSVAHGVLHHAHCPVAVVPHR, encoded by the coding sequence ATGACGACGCGCCCGATCACTGCCGCAGTGGACGGTACCCCCGAGAGCCTCGCCGCGCTGGCGTGGGCCGGCCGGGAGGCCGTACGCCGGGGCCTGGCGCTGCGGGTGGTGCACGCGTGGCGGTGGGAGCCGCACGAGGCGATCACCGTGGACCGGGACGGACAGGAGCGGTGGGCCCGGGAGGCCCTCGCCGAGGCGGCGCGGGGCGTGACCGAGCGCCACCCGGAGCTGGAGGTGACGACGGACCTGGTGGAGGGCCCGCCGGTCGACACGCTGGTCGGCGCCGCCGAGCACGCCGAGACCCTGGTGCTGGGCTCGCGCGGACACGGCGCCGTCGTGGGCTTCCTGCTGGGCTCCGTGGGCCAGCAGGTGATCGTCGAGTCACCGCGCCCCGTCGTGCTCGTGCGCGCCGAGGACAGCCCGAGCGCCGAGGCCGCCGGACGCGAGGTCGTCGTCGGCCAGCAGGGCACCCCCGAGGACAGCGCCGACGTGCTGCGGTTCGCGTTCGAGACGGCGGCCGCCCGGGGGGCGTCGCTGCGCGCGGTGCGGGCGTGGACACTGCCCCCGCTGTACGCGTACAGCCCCGGCTCGCTCAAGCTCCTCGACGAGGCCGGCGGGCTGGAGCCGTACGAGAAGAAGGCACTCGCCGCCGCGCTGGAACCGTGGCGGGAGCGCTTCCCCGACGTGCGGGTCACCCAGCACGTCGAGATGGGCAGCGCCGGGCAGGTGCTGCTGTCCGTGGCCCAGCGGGCCCAGCTGGTGGTCGTCGGGCGCCGGGCCCGCCGTACGGCCGTCGGCGCCCGCATCGGCTCGGTCGCCCACGGCGTCCTGCACCACGCGCACTGCCCGGTGGCGGTCGTCCCCCACAGGTGA